A window of the Dermatophagoides farinae isolate YC_2012a chromosome 2, ASM2471394v1, whole genome shotgun sequence genome harbors these coding sequences:
- the LOC124500441 gene encoding ATP-dependent DNA helicase DDX31 — protein sequence MADSLILGNLNIGPIKSKSPVLPRINNKLAKSFDKSNSVANKPSHHSQVDNQKHGQAKNSFPSFKSSKLFDDSTTNIPELSMISKTVKYEEVFSKSNFSDFNIDKMLIACLHQRFNLTIATKVQSLSIPPLLNGDDALIKSVTGSGKTLAYSIPLVHSMQSIQPKITRSDGLFALIILPTRELAIQTYDCIDRLLNPYRRIVVGILIGGEKKKSEKARIRKGLNILVTTPGRLLDHINRTKNLNIEKLKWLIIDEADRLYEQGFSAIITQILECIRNSCTNQIQTVLLSATLSEGVKELAGLSLKNSQLIDVGDDEHHLKEITLPSSLTNSFMVVPTKLRLVTLACIIMDSLRKNGDKSKIIIFTSCQDVVDFYSTLLTEIFNQYLEQNVRIFKLHGNMDQNSRTEVFKQFHSTTRGILFCTDVASRGLDLPNVDLIIQMSSPALVEDFVHRVGRTARLGKPGHSILLLLPSEIKFIEYIQEQLSINFESLKMENYFKSIDFLKLENPNENLHTEQERLANLQHLFEKLVWKETKVNQLACKAYLSYIRAYASYPRQLSSYLPFRQIHFGHLAKSFALLEPPSELASKLRMNRTMKKTIVDIGSMKRKAIPLEERISEFSGGFETMETFGKKKRKVKDKNRM from the exons ataaataataaactgGCTAAATCGTTCGATAAATCAA atTCTGTGGCAAATAAACCATCACATCATTCTCAagttgataatcaaaaacatggacaagcaaaaaattcatttcccAGTTTTAAAAgttcaaaattatttgatgattcaaccACAAATATACCTGAATTGTCAAT GATTTCAAAAACTGTTAAATATGAAGAagtattttcaaaatcaaatttttccgATTTTAATATCGACAAAATGCTCATTGCCTGTCTACATCAACGATTCAATTTAACCATAGCGACAAAAGTgcaatcattatcgatacCACCGTTAttgaatggtgatgatgcaCTTATCAAATCAGTTACAGGATCTGGTAAGACACTTGCCTATTCAATACCATTAGTTCATTCAATGCAATCGATTCAGCCAAAGATAACAAGATCGGATGGTCTTTTCGCCTTGATCATATTACCTACACGTGAATTAGCCATACAAACCTATGATTGTATTGATCGTTTATTGAATCCATATCGACGAATAGTTGTGGGCATATTGATTGGTggtgagaaaaagaaatcggAAAAAGCACGTATTCGAAAAGGTCTGAACATTTTGGTTACCACTCCTGGCCGTTTATTGGATCATATAAATCGtacgaaaaatttgaatattgaaaaattgaaatggctcattattgatgaagcTGATCGACTTTATGAACAAGGATTTTCAGCCATTATTACACAGATTCTTGAATGTATTAGAAATTCTTGTACGAATCAAATACAAACCGTACTATTATCGGCAACTTTATCCGAAGGTGTTAAAGAATTGGCTGGCCTaagtttgaaaaattcacaattaattgatgtcggtgatgatgaacatcattTGAAAGAAATTACATTACCAAGTTCATTAACAAATAGTTTTATGGTGGTTCCAACGAAATTACGTTTGGTAACTTTAGCTTGTATTATAATGGATTCGTTGagaaaaaatggtgataaatcgaaaataataatctttaCATCATGTCAAGATGTTgtcgatttttattcaacattattaacggaaatattcaatcaatatttagAACAAAATGTTCGAATCTTTAAACTTCACGGTAATATGGATCAGAATAGCCGTACAGAGGTGttcaaacaatttcattcgaCCACTCGTGGTATCTTATTCTGTACTGATGTTGCATCTCGTGGTCTTGACCTGCCAAACGTTGATCTTATTATTCAGATGAGTTCACCTGCATTGGTTGAAGATTTTGTTCATCGTGTTGGCCGAACAGCTCGTTTAGGTAAACCAGGACATTCGATTCTATTGTTACTGCCAagtgaaattaaattcatcgAATATATTCAGGAACAactttcaatcaattttgaatcgttaaaaatggaaaactatttcaaatcgattgattttctgAAATTAGAgaatccaaatgaaaatcttcatACCGAACAAGAACGACTAGCCAATCTTCag CatttattcgaaaaattgGTCTGGAAAGAAACCAAAGTCAATCAATTGGCTTGTAAAGCTTATCTTTCCTATATTCGAGCATACGCATCATATCCAcgacaattatcatcatatctaCCATTCAGACAAATACATTTTGGACATTTAGCTAAAAGTTTTGCTCTACTTGAACCACCAAGCGAATTGGCATCAAAATTACGAATGAAtagaacaatgaaaaaaactattgTCGATATTGGTTCAATGAAACGTAAAGCAATACCATTAGAGGAAAGAATATCTGAATTTAGTGGTGGATTCGAAACAATGGAAACGTttggaaaaaagaaacgtaaagtgaaagacaaaaatcgaatgtaA